TCTTTTTTTCTTACTACAATGATTAATTTTAATTTACTTTTAATCATAGTTTAATCTAATTCTTATTGATTGAATACCTACATTCATGCTATGCTATTTTTAGTAAATAATTATCAGGAGATGAATTATATGTCAAAGAAAATTAAATTTTTATTACTCACAGCAATGTGCCTAATCTTTTCAACAACTATGGCATTTGCAGCAACACCAGGACAAACACTTGATTCCGTAATGCGCATGCACGGCACAATTACAGAAATCAATGATGATATGATTACAATTCAAGATACTCAAAGCAATCAAAGTGTTGCTTTAATTGTACGCTGGGATACAGAAATATTAAATGGTAGAAACGGAGAAGATGTAGATTTAAACCGTCTACACGTTGGCGATGAACTCACTGCATACTACAGCCCAATATCTACACGCAGTCTTCCACCACAAAGCAAAGCGTATGCTCTCGTAATGGGCAATGGTGAACACGATGCAATTTACATGAAAGTAAACGAAGTAGAAAAAGTTAAAGACGGCGTAAGAATTTTAAATTCCAATAATGATGTATACGTTACTATTCCAAAAACTGTAGAAGATGATGCTAACGAACTCAAAAAAGGCGATGCTATTTTAGTTTGGTACGACTTCATGGCTCTTAGCATGCCAGGACAGGCTACAGCAACTAAAGCTAAAATTTTAGACTAAAACAAAAGCACCTTTTCGGTGCTTTTTTTATTTAATACAGATTTCTTTTTTGTTATAATATATGAAAAACTACTTTGTATACTATAAATGAAAGAGGGATAAAACTTTAATGCGAACTGTTTTCTCCAGTTTGAATTACAATTTAGGAAAATTACTAAAGACTTTTTTATTTTTTTGGCTATTATTATGTTTATACCGCTTGATATTTATGGTGGGTATGAATGAATATATGTCAAATGGCAGTGATTTTAATTCCATTATTACAGCCATTTTTGGTGGAGCAAAACTCAGTTTACAAACGGCTGGTGGCTTATCATTATTCATGTTCATCAGCATAATAATTGAAAGTGTATTTAAGCGATTAAAATATTTTCGTTATATCTGTTCCTTTATAGTCATATTTTTAACAACACTATTATTCATCGCTCGTTTTCCATTTTATCAGCAATTTCATAGCGGTTTTAATCAAATGCTATTTACAGCACT
The window above is part of the Megamonas hypermegale genome. Proteins encoded here:
- a CDS encoding DUF3221 domain-containing protein; this translates as MSKKIKFLLLTAMCLIFSTTMAFAATPGQTLDSVMRMHGTITEINDDMITIQDTQSNQSVALIVRWDTEILNGRNGEDVDLNRLHVGDELTAYYSPISTRSLPPQSKAYALVMGNGEHDAIYMKVNEVEKVKDGVRILNSNNDVYVTIPKTVEDDANELKKGDAILVWYDFMALSMPGQATATKAKILD